A region from the Vicia villosa cultivar HV-30 ecotype Madison, WI linkage group LG3, Vvil1.0, whole genome shotgun sequence genome encodes:
- the LOC131658429 gene encoding uncharacterized protein LOC131658429, which translates to MGVEEKCHIWRWFANQLHMNLEINSIQDCWDVLDQPWSPQSRAVIHACIACIVHQIWTVRNKNRFENKAPCWKSAVTIMATHAKLVGNNSKRVSNSSMASFTLLKKFGIQINPKAPTATLEILWSPPTVGWMKCNIDGVVLGNPRLVACGGVFRDHNANHVVSFSDFLGNESPEFAELFVAISALKEAKRRNFNKL; encoded by the exons ATGGGAGTAGAAGAGAAAT GCCATATTTGGAGGTGGTTTGCAAATCAGCTTCATATGAACTTGGAGATTAATAGTATTCAAGACTGCTGGGATGTTTTAGATCAGCCTTGGTCTCCTCAATCTCGGGCAGTGATCCATGCTTGCATAGCTTGCATAGTCCATCAAATTTGGACTGTCAGGAATAAAAATAGGTTTGAAAACAAGGCTCCCTGTTGGAAATCTGCAGTGACTATTATGGCTACTCATGCTAAGCTGGTTGGAAACAACTCCAAAAGAGTCTCTAATTCTTCAATGGCTAGTTTTACTCTGCTCAAAAAGTTTGGAATCCAGATCAATCCTAAGGCTCCAACTGCTACTTTAGAAATTCTTTGGTCTCCTCCTACTGTTGGTTGGATGAAGTGCAATATTGATGGAGTGGTGTTGGGTAATCCTAGATTGGTTGCGTGTGGTGGAGTGTTTCGTGACCATAATGCAAATCATGTTGTTAGTTTTTCTGACTTTTTGGGCAATGAGTCTCCTGAATTTGCTGAGCTTTTTGTTGCTATATCGGCTCTTAAAGAAGCTAAAAGAAGAAACTTTAACAAACTTTAA
- the LOC131656228 gene encoding BTB/POZ and TAZ domain-containing protein 1-like: MDALLSPIKPDLYINGPRGTRIPADAAILASASPILENMVKSNKIIQIRGVPYDAVTAFVRFLYTSRCSDEDMENYGIHLLALSHAYSVPKLKQSCVTSLSKLATIENLVDVLHLARLCDAPDLYLNCAMLIRKNFRAVKKTEGWKFLHTNDPWLEKDIVQFINEDKSKKKRMMKHREEQEVIMQLSEAMECLEHICTEGCTSVAPYDVDVKEQRKRMPCSKFSTCQGLQGLIRHFATCEKRVKGGCMRCKRLWQLFRLHSCICIHQDSCKVPLCRQFQLKMEKENKEDDASWKLLVRKVGSAKAMSSLLLLKR, from the exons ATGGATGCTCTGCTTTCTCCCATCAAACCCGATCTTTACATCAACGGTCCCAGAGGAACACGAATTCCAGCTGACGCAGCCATTCTG gCTTCAGCATCCCCAATTCTAGAGAACATGGTAAAATCCAACAAAATAATCCAAATCCGCGGCGTCCCATACGACGCCGTCACAGCCTTCGTACGTTTCCTCTACACCTCCAG GTGCAGTGATGAGGATATGGAAAATTACGGAATACACCTTCTTGCATTATCGCACGCGTATTCAGTGCCAAAGCTAAAGCAGAGTTGCGTTACTAGTTTGTCTAAACTAGCGACTATAGAGAATCTGGTGGACGTGTTGCATCTAGCAAGACTCTGCGATGCACCGGATCTTTACCTCAACTGTGCAATGTTAATCAGAAAGAATTTCAGAGCAGTGAAGAAAACAGAGGGATGGAAATTCTTACACACAAATGATCCTTGGCTCGAAAAGGACATTGTCCAATTCATCAACGAGGACAAATCG aagaagaagagaatgatGAAACATAGGGAGGAACAGGAGGTGATTATGCAACTGAGCGAAGCAATGGAATGTTTGGAACATATATGTACGGAAGGTTGTACCAGCGTGGCGCCATACGATGTGGATGTTAAAGAACAGAGGAAGAGGATGCCTTGTTCGAAATTCTCCACGTGTCAAGGTTTGCAGGGGCTGATTCGACATTTTGCCACGTGTGAGAAGAGGGTCAAGGGAGGGTGTATGAGGTGTAAGCGATTGTGGCAACTTTTTAGGCTTCATTCTTGTATTTGCATTCATCAAGATTCATGCAAGGTCCCTTTATGCAG gcaatttcaattgaaaatggAGAAAGAGAACAAGGAAGATGATGCGAGCTGGAAATTATTAGTCAGGAAAGTGGGCTCAGCTAAAGCTATGTCTTCCTTACTGCTGCTAAAGAGATGA
- the LOC131662087 gene encoding DNA-(apurinic or apyrimidinic site) endonuclease-like, with protein MKRFFQVVEKNPEKALKKAKENDEKEPENENETNKEEPLKFVTWNANSLFLRVKNNWSEFSNFITTFDPDVIAIQEVRMPAAASSSQSKSAPKNQGEIKDDTNSAREEKRILMRALSNPPFGNYRVWWSLADSKYAGTALFVKKCFKPKSVVFNLDKIASKHEPDGRVILVEFETFRLLNTYVPNNGWKEEPNSFQRRRKWDNRILEFVHQNSDKPLIWCGDLNVSHEEIDVSHPEFFSTAKQNGYVPPNKEDCGQPGFTLAERARFGTILREGKLVDAYRFLHKNKDMEQGFSWSGNPIGRYRGKRMRIDYFLVSEKLEEKIVACEMQGQGIELKGFYGSDHCPVTLELSPSSNSQNEDPV; from the exons ATGAAACGGTTTTTCCAAGTAGTAGAGAAAAACCCAGAGAAAGCTTTGAAGAAAGCCAAAGAGAATGATGAAAAAGAACCAGAAAACGAAAACGAAACCAACAAGGAAGAACCATTGAAGTTCGTAACCTGGAACGCCAACAGTTTATTCCTTCGCGTGAAGAACAACTGGTCCGAATTCTCCAACTTCATCACCACCTTCGATCCCGACGTCATCGCCATTCAAGAAGTTCGAATGCCCGCCGCTGCTTCCAGTTCCCAATCCAAGTCCGCTCCTAAAAATCAAGGTGAAATTAAAGATGATACTAACTCCGCCAGGGAAGAAAAAAGG ATATTGATGCGTGCACTTTCGAACCCTCCGTTTGGGAACTATCGTGTTTGGTGGTCTCTTGCAGATTCAAAGTATGCAGGGACAGCATTGTTTGTGAAAAAGTGTTTCAAGCCTAAAAGTGTTGTTTTCAATCTTGATAAAATAG CTTCAAAGCATGAACCAGATGGCCGAGTAATCTTAGTTGAATTTGAAACATTCCGTTTATTGAATACATATGTACCAAATAATGGGTGGAAAGAGGAGCCAAACTCATTTCAAAGGAGAAGAAAATGGGACAATAGAATCCTGGAATTTGTTCACCAAAATTCAGACAAGCCTTTGATATGGTGTGGGGATCTAAATGTCAG CCATGAAGAGATCGATGTGAGTCATCCAGAGTTTTTCAGTACAGCAAAACAAAATGGTTATGTTCCTCCAAATAAAGAG GATTGCGGGCAGCCTGGATTTACCTTGGCTGAAAGAGCACGATTTGGTACCATCCTAAGAGA GGGAAAGTTGGTAGATGCCTACAGATTTCTGCACAAGAATAAGGACATGGAGCAGGGCTTCTCATGGTCTGGAAACCCGATTGGGAG GTACCGTGGAAAACGAATGAGAATAGACTATTTTTTAGTTTCAGAGAAACTTGAAGAAAAGATTGTTGCATGTGAAATGCAAGGACAAGGGATAGAGTTAAAag GTTTCTACGGAAGTGATCATTGTCCAGTTACCTTGGAGCTCTCTCCTAGTTCCAACTCTCAAAATGAGGATCCAGTATAA